One window of the Triticum dicoccoides isolate Atlit2015 ecotype Zavitan chromosome 3B, WEW_v2.0, whole genome shotgun sequence genome contains the following:
- the LOC119274551 gene encoding E3 ubiquitin-protein ligase SINA-like 3 encodes MDGGTSSKRRVEAPGQEESSCKRQNVTMGMDALDCPVCFHPLRPPIYQCSVGHFICSSCRPKLVRNNCHLCSAETTFKRCLGMERLMESVMVPCSNAKYGCAEKLTYYQEEEHEKACLSAPCFCPASSCSFAGPTDALLEHFASQHKWPCTTIKYSEDVNFSLEPGLHFLRIKDREIFLLNVALEAFGHAISVVCIQPKATNSKFKCRMSYGSFLTDYYQISVYKIRSSSLSDGLPKGYNLILPKDEIADDGKGTLLTFSIDDPNPKVKAREPICLKPIRGV; translated from the exons ATGGATGGTGGTACCTCTAGCAAGAGACGAGTAGAAGCCCCGGGACAGGAGGAGAGCAGCTGCAAGAGGCAGAATGTCACCATGGGGATGGACGCCCTCGACTGCCCCGTCTGCTTTCATCCCCTCCGACCTCCGATATACCAG TGTTCTGTGGGGCATTTCATATGCTCTTCTTGCCGTCCCAAGCTCGTGCGCAACAATTGTCACTTATGCTCTGCTGAAACTACCTTCAAGCGCTGTTTAGGGATGGAACGTCTCATGGAATCAGTCATGGTCCCTTGCTCCAATGCAAAATATGGATGCGCAGAGAAGCTCACCTACTACCAGGAAGAAGAGCACGAGAAGGCATGCCTGAGCGCCCCATGTTTCTGCCCGGCGTCCAGCTGCAGCTTTGCAGGGCCAACAGACGCCCTCCTTGAACATTTCGCCTCCCAGCACAAGTGGCCGTGTACAACCATCAAATACTCCGAAGATGTTAACTTCAGCCTAGAACCAGGTCTACATTTTCTTCGTATCAAAGACAGGGAAATTTTCCTGCTCAACGTGGCACTAGAGGCATTCGGGCATGCCATCTCTGTCGTCTGCATCCAACCTAAAGCTACAAACTCCAAGTTCAAGTGTAGGATGTCCTATGGTTCCTTTTTGACAGACTATTATCAGATATCAGTTTACAAGATACGAAGCTCATCGTTGTCTGATGGGCTACCGAAGGGATACAACTTAATTCTGCCTAAAGATGAGATAGCTGATGATGGAAAGGGTACCTTGCTTACGTTCTCCATTGATGATCCTAATCCTAAAGTAAAGGCGCGTGAGCCCATATGTCTGAAACCAATACGCGGTGTATGA
- the LOC119274553 gene encoding beta-1,2-xylosyltransferease XAX1-like yields MASTTAYARPSKLPGAGPGERRPAPPRLIRAFLASGAKIEPRKLAAGLLAGCCLALLTYVSLAKLYAVYSPVFATTSALLQNAPPSSSSSAPEEPAFTGGRNGSAVDRVDLTEKGPATAGSREPGVPEAVSRKEHAEKAPAPANTSAPMPSQGERKSNSSSNVAAGPMSCDENGVDEGFPYARPAVCKLSGDIRVSPSQKTMYLVNPSGGGGFDEKGEKRLRPYARNDNFLLPAVVEVTVKSVASPEAAPQCTKQHRVPAVVFSVAGYTDNFFHDNTDVLIPLFLTTAHLKGEVQLLITNYKPWWVQKYTPVLRRLSNYDVINFDDDADVHCFSRGYLGMYRDRDLIIAPHPTRNPRNYTMLDYTRFLRAAYGLRRDQPAVLGAEPGMQPRMLIISRGGTRKLLNQDEVAAAASEIGFNVTVAEAGDDVPAFAALVNSADVLLAVHGAGLTNQIFLPTNGVVLQIVPWGNMDWMATNFYGQPARDMQLRYVEYYIDEEETSLKDKYPRDHMVFKDPKALHKQGWQALADTIMKQDVKVNITRFQPFLLQAMDELQE; encoded by the exons ATGGCGTCGACGACGGCGTACGCGCGGCCGTCCAAGCTGCCGGGCGCGGGCCCGGGGGAGCGGAGGCCGGCGCCGCCGCGGCTCATCCGGGCCTTCCTCGCCTCCGGCGCCAAGATCGAGCCCCGGAAGCTCGCCGCCGGCCTGCTCGCCGGCTGCTGCCTCGCGCTCCTCACCTACGTCTCCCTCGCCAAGCTCTACGCCGTCTACTCCCCGGTCTTCG ccaccacctcGGCCCTGCTCCAGAACgccccgccgtcgtcctcctcgtcGGCGCCCGAAGAACCCGCATTTACTGGCGGCAGGAACGGCAGCGCCGTGGATCGCGTCGATCTGACGGAGAAGGGCCCGGCGACTGCCGGCTCTCGAGAGCCCGGGGTGCCGGAGGCGGTCTCCAGAAAGGAGCACGCCGAGAAGGCGCCGGCGCCGGCCAACACCTCGGCACCAATGCCAT CTCAGGGAGAAAGgaagagcaacagcagcagcaatgTCGCCGCCGGTCCGATGAGCTGCGACGAAAATGGCGTGGACGAGGGGTTCCCCTACGCGCGGCCGGCGGTCTGCAAGCTGTCTGGCGACATCCGcgtcagccccagccagaagacaaTGTACCTCGTCAacccgtccggcggcggcggcttcgacgAGAAGGGCGAGAAGCGGCTCCGGCCCTACGCCCGGAACGACAACTTCCTCCTGCCCGCCGTGGTGGAGGTGACTGTCAAGTCTGTCGCCTCCCCTGAGGCCGCGCCACAGTGCACGAAGCAGCATCGCGTCCCCGCGGTGGTGTTCTCCGTCGCCGGGTACACGGACAACTTCTTCCACGACAACACGGACGTGCTGATCCCCTTGTTCCTCACCACGGCGCACCTGAAAGGCGAGGTGCAGCTGCTGATCACCAACTACAAGCCATGGTGGGTGCAAAAGTACACGCCGGTGCTGCGCAGGCTCTCCAACTACGACGTGATCAACTTCGACGACGACGCCGACGTGCACTGCTTCTCCCGCGGGTACCTCGGCATGTACCGCGACCGCGACCTCATCATCGCCCCTCACCCGACGCGCAACCCGCGCAACTACACCATGCTGGACTACACCCGCTTCCTCCGAGCCGCGTACGGGCTCCGCCGCGACCAGCCGGCGGTGCTCGGGGCGGAGCCCGGGATGCAGCCGCGGATGCTGATCATCTCGCGCGGCGGCACGCGCAAGCTGCTGAACCAGGACGAGGTGGCCGCCGCGGCATCGGAGATCGGGTTCAACGTGACCGTGGCGGAGGCTGGCGACGACGTGCCGGCGTTCGCGGCCCTGGTGAACTCCGCCGACGTGCTTCTGGCCGTGCACGGCGCCGGGCTGACCAACCAGATCTTCCTGCCGACGAACGGGGTGGTGCTGCAGATCGTGCCGTGGGGGAACATGGACTGGATGGCGACCAACTTCTACGGGCAGCCGGCGCGGGACATGCAGCTCCGGTACGTGGAGTACTACATCGACGAGGAGGAGACGAGCCTCAAGGACAAGTACCCAAGGGATCACATGGTGTTCAAGGACCCCAAGGCCCTCCACAAGCAGGGGTGGCAGGCGCTCGCCGACACCATCATGAAGCAGGACGTCAAGGTGAACATCACCAGGTTCCAGCCCTTCTTGCTCCAGGCCATGGACGAACTTCAGGAGTAG
- the LOC119280640 gene encoding putative E3 ubiquitin-protein ligase SINA-like 6 has translation MDGGTSSKRRVEASGEGESSGKRQNVTMGMDALDCPVCFHPLRPPIYQCSVGHFVCSSCRPKLVRNKCHLCSAETTFKRCLGMERLMESVTVACCNANYGCAQKLTYYQREEHEEACPNTPCFCPESSCSFAGPTDALLEHFASQHKWPCTTIKYYEDVKFHLEPGLHFLRTEERVIFLLNVALEPVGHAISVVCIQPKGTNSKFKCQMSYSCFTTGYYQSSTYKIRSSSLSDGLPKGYNLILPKDEVPDDGKGIPLRFCIHDPTKIKVHEPIYLKLVQGV, from the exons ATGGACGGTGGCACATCTAGCAAGAGACGAGTGGAAGcctcgggcgagggagagagcagcggCAAGAGGCAGAATGTCACCATGGGGATGGACGCCCTCGACTGCCCCGTCTGCTTTCATCCCCTCAGGCCTCCGATATACCAG TGTTCTGTGGGGCATTTCGTATGCTCGTCTTGCCGCCCGAAGCTCGTGCGCAACAAGTGTCACTTGTGCTCTGCCGAAACTACCTTCAAGCGCTGTCTAGGGATGGAACGTCTCATGGAATCAGTCACAGTCGCTTGCTGCAATGCCAATTATGGATGCGCCCAAAAGCTGACTTACTACCAAAGGGAAGAACACGAGGAGGCATGCCCTAACACCCCATGTTTCTGCCCGGAGTCCAGCTGCAGCTTTGCAGGGCCAACAGACGCCCTCCTTGAACATTTTGCCTCCCAGCACAAGTGGCCATGTACAACCATCAAATACTATGAAGATGTTAAGTTCCACCTAGAACCAGGTCTACATTTTCTTCGTACCGAAGAAAGGGTAATTTTCTTGCTCAACGTGGCACTAGAGCCAGTCGGGCATGCCATCTCTGTTGTCTGCATCCAACCTAAAGGTACAAACTCCAAGTTCAAATGTCAAATGTCCTACAGTTGCTTTACAACTGGCTATTATCAGAGTTCAACGTACAAGATACGAAGCTCATCGCTGTCTGATGGGCTACCAAAGGGATACAACCTAATTCTGCCCAAGGATGAGGTACCTGATGATGGAAAGGGTATCCCGCTTAGGTTCTGCATTCATGATCCTACTAAAATAAAGGTGCACGAGCCCATTTATCTGAAGCTAGTACAGGGTGTATGA